From the genome of Phycicoccus duodecadis:
GAGCATGACGCGCAGCCCCCAGACCATTCGGTCGTCCCTTCGGTCGAGCACGAGGCCCCATCGGACGACGGGGACCGCTCCCCATCGTGCGTCCCGGGGAGGCCCACATATCCTACGAGCCGAGGGGTCGAGTGACCTCGGGAGGGACGGAGCACCGTGCAGTATGAAGTGAGCCCCACCGGGATCCGCGAGCATGCGGTGAGCCTGGCCGGCATCGAGGGCGACCTGCGCTCGTGCTCGACGGCCGCCGAGACCACGCTGGACTCCTCCGCGTTCGGCATCGTCAACGCGTTCCTGAGCACCACCGTCGGCATCTTCGGGGCGGCCGTGAACCTGGGCATCGCGAACGTCGCCGAGGACATGGGCGAGACCGTCGCCACGCTGCGGACGCAGGCCACCAGCTACGAGACCACCGACCACGACGCCGGCAGCCGCGTGAACGGGGCCGGGCGATGACCGGCGGCCTGGTCGTCCAGCCGGGCGAGCGGTCGGCGACCAGCGGCGCCGGGCTGATCGACTCGGGCTCCTCGCTGTGCCAGGCCATCGCGGGCAAGGACTGGGTCGACGGCGCCCTCTCGGGAGTCGCCGTCGGCTTCGACGCCGTGGCCACCTACAGCGACCCCCTGGGCAGCCTGTTCGCCGCCGGCATCGGCTGGGTCATCGACCACCTCGACCCGATCAAGGGCTGGTTCGACGACCTGGCGGGCAACCCCGAGGCCGTCAGCGCCTTCGCGGGCACCTGGCTCAACGTGTCGAACTCGATCTCGGCCTGCAACACGACCTTCGTCGTGGGGGCCAACCAGAAGCTCGAGCGGATGAGCGGGCCCAACATGGAGCGCTACCGCGGCCACGTCGACGAGATGTCCGACAAGCTCACCTTCTACTCCGGTGCGGCGCGGGCCATGTCGATCGGCACCGAGGGTGCGGCCGTCATCGTCGGCTTCGTCCACGGGCTGCTGCGCGACGCGCTCTCCCAGGTCGTCGGCGCCCTCTGCAGCTACGTCACGGAGCTGGTCATCACCCTCGGCACGGCCACGCCGCTGATCATCCACCAGGCCTCCACCCGCATCTCGGCCCTCGCCGCCGAGATCGGGCCGAAGATCACCGGGCTGAAGAACTCGGTCACCGACCTCGACAGCCTGATGCGCGAGCTGCGCGACATCCTCAATGACATCCCGCGCTTCCTCGGCAACCGCTACTCGGTCCCCAACCACCCGAACCTGCGGTGGAGCTCGGTGATGGACGACCCGAACCACCTGCTGCAGGGGATGTCGGTCCGCGACGCCATGAACCTCGTGCACGTCAAGCCGGAGTACCGGCACATCCTCGCCAACAACCCCGCCCTGTGGGAGCAGGTGGTGCGCGACGCGTTCAAGGAAGGCATCCCCGGCAACGCCAGCGACGCCGGCAAGAACATCAACGAGGCCATCCGCAGCCAGCTGGACGGCCACCACTGACGGCGGCGGGTCGCCGGGCGAGGGGCCCCGGCGACCCGCGCGCCCCCTCAGTCCGGCGACCCGGTCTCCAGCAGCCGGGTGAACTGCGCCTCGTCGAGGATGGTGAGCCCGAGCTCGCGGGCCTTGTCCTCCTTGGAGCCGGCGTTCGCCCCGACCACGACGTAGTCGGTCTTCTTCGACACCGACCCGGACGCCTTGCCGCCGCGGGCCAGGATCGCCTCCTTGGCCGAGTCCCGCGAGTACCCCTCGAGGGAGCCGGTGACCACGACGGTGAGCCCGGCCAGGGTCTGCCCGACCGACTCGTCGCGCTCGTCCTCCATGCGCACGCCGGCGGCGGCCCACTGCTCGACGATGCGCCCGTGCCAGTCGGCGTTCTCGCCGTCGAACCACTCGCGGACCGCGTCGGCGATGACGGACCCGACCCCCTCGACGCCCGCGAGCTCCTCGCGGCTGGCGGCCCGCACGGCGTCCATGGTGGCCAGGTGCTGGGCCAGCGCCCGGGCGGCGGTGGGGCCCACGTGCCGGATCGAGAGGGCCACCAGCACCCGCCACAGCGGCTGGTCCTTGGCCCCGGCCAGGTTGTCGACCAGGCGCTGCCCGTTGGCCGAGAGCACCCGCCCGTCGACCACCGCGTCGTCGGGGTCGCCCTTCTTGGCGGTGCGGGTGTAGAGCGGGACCCGCGCGACGTCGGCGGCGGTGAGCCCGAACAGCATCGCCTCGCTGGGGCCGCCGAGCTCGGGGTCGTCGAGCACGCCGGACTCGAGCAGCGCGATGGACCCCTCCCACCCGAGGGCCTCGATGTCGAACGCGCCGCGGCCGGCCAGCGCGAACAGCCGCTCGCGCAGCTGGCTCGGGCACGAGCGGGCGTTGGGGCAGCGGATGTCCTTGTCACCGTCCTTCTCGTAGGCCAGCTCGACGCCGCACGCCGGGCAGTGCGTGGGCATCTCGAAGGCGCGCTCGGAGCCGTCGCGCAGGGCCACGACCGGGCCGAGGATCTCGGGGATGACGTCGCCGGCCTTGCGCAGCACCACGGTGTCGCCGATGAGCACGCCCTTGCGCACCACCTCGTGGGCGTTGTGCAGCGTCGCCATCGAGACCGTGGACCCGGCCACCGTGACCGGCTCCATGACCCCGAACGGCGTGACCCGGCCGGTGCGCCCGACGTTGACCTGGATGTCGAGGAGCCGGGTGTTGACCTCCTCGGGCGGGTACTTGAAGGCCATCGCCCAGCGGGGAGCGCGGCTGGTGGCGCCGAGCTGGCGCTGCACCGCGATCTCGTCGACCTTGACGACCACACCGTCGATCTCGTGCTCGACGCTGTGCCGCTGCTCGCCGTAGCGCACGACGAACGCCTGGACGGCCTCGACGGAGTCGAGCACCCGGTAGTGCGTGCTGGTGGGCAGGCCCCAGGCGTGCAGCAGCTCGTAGGCCCGGCTCTGCCGGGTGATGTCGAAGCCGCGCCGGGCTCCGATGCCGTGCACCAGCATCCGCAGCGGGCGGGTGGCCGTGACGCGGGGGTCCTTCTGGCGCAGCGAGCCGGCCGCCGCGTTGCGCGGGTTGGCGAACGGCGCCTTCCCGGCCTCGACCAGGCTCGCGTTGAGGTCGCCGAAGGCCTCGATCGGGAAGAACACCTCGCCGCGGACCTCGACCAGCTCGGGGACGTCGTCGCCGGCCAGCTGGGTGGGGACGCCCTCGACGGTGCGCACGTTGAGCGTGACGTCCTCCCCGGTGCGCCCGTCGCCGCGGGTCAGCGCGCGGGTCAGGGTGCCGTTCTCGTAGAGCAGGTTGACGGCCAGGCCGTCGATCTTGAGCTCGCACAGGTAGTGGAACGGCGCGCCGCCGGCGTCGCGCTCGACCCGGGCCGCCCAGGTCGCGAGCTCCTCCGGGGTGAAGGCGTTGTCGAGGCTGAGCATCCGCTCGAGGTGGTCGACGGCCCGGAAGTCGGTGGAGAAGACCGCTCCCCCGACCTGCTGGGTGGGGCTGTCCGGCGTGCGCAGGCCCGGGTGGGCCTCCTCGAGGGCGTTGAGGCGTTTCATCAGCGCGTCGTAGTCGCCGTCGCTGACGGTGGGCGTGTCCTTGACGTGGTAGGCGAACTGGTGGCCGCGCGCCTCGTCGGCGAGGGTCTCCCACTCGTGGCGCACGTCGTCGGGCACGGCGTCGGCGGGACGGCCGGCCGCGGGGTCGCTCGGGGTGTCGCTCACGGCGCCAATCCTGCCGCAGACCACCGACGGCCCGGGGCCGGGCCGACGGCCGGCCTCAGGCCGGTGGGTAGGGGTCGCGCGCCGGCGCGGGAGGCGGTGCGGGCGGCGCTGCGGACGGGGACGCCGGGGCACGGTCGGGGCGGTCGGCCACGACCGCCGCCACCCCGAGCCCGGCCGCGCTGAGCGACAGCAGGGTCAGCAGGGGGTTGAGGAGGACCAGGGACGACGACACCAGCCCGATCCCCGACCGGTAGCCGTGGACGAACCCGAACGTCACCAGCACCGACACCTGGGCCTCCGTCCGCCGGGGCCTCCCCCGGTGGGGGCCGAGTGTGCCGGAGCGGGCCTGCGCCGAAGTCTCGACGCACTCTGGCGGTGGGAGGGGGATCCGGGTGAGGATGGGGTCCCGTCACCGCCGCCGGACCACCAGGAGCCTTGATGACCAACCTCGCGACGAACCTCACCACCACCGCAGCCGAGCACGCCGACAAGGACGCGCTGCGCGTGAACGGCCAGGGCGTCACGTACCGCCAGCTGCACGCGATGGCCGCGAAGGTCGCGGGCACGCTGCGTGAGCGCGGGGTCGAGCCCGGTGACCGGGTGGCCGTCATCCTCCCCAACGTGCCGGCGTTCCCCGTCGTGTACTGGGGCATCCTGCTGGCGGGCGGCGTCGTGGTGCCGATGAACCCGCTGCTGAAGTCGGGCGAGATCGACTTCTTCTTCACCAACTCCGGCGCCAAGTTCGCCTTCGTGTGGCCCGACTTCGTGGGCGAGGCGACCAAGGGCGCGCAGAACAGCGGCACCGTGGTCGTCGAGACCGGGCCGATGGGCCCGAACGACTTCGAGGGCGGCGAGCCGATCTCCGAGCCCACGCCCCGCGACGACGACGACACCGCGATCATCCTCTACACCTCGGGCACCACCGGGCGGCCCAAGGGCGCCGAGCTCACCCACAGCAACATCCACCTCAACGCCCTCCGCTCGGCCCAGGTGATCCAGACCATGACCTCCGACGACATCGTCATGGGCTGCCTGCCGCTCTTCCACGTGTTCGGCCTGGTCGTCGGCCTCAACGCCGCCACCATCTCGGGGGCCTCGCTGGCCCTGATCCCGCGCTTCGACCCGGCGGCGGCCGTCGAGGTCATCGAGAAGGAGCGGGTCACGATCATGCAGGGCGTGCCCACGATGTACGCCGCCATCCTCAACCACCCCAGCTCGGACGGGATGGACGCCAGCTCGCTGCGCACCTGCGCCAGTGGCGGGTCCGCGATGCCGCTCGAGGTCATGAAGGCCTTCGAGGAGAAGTTCGGCTGCGTCATCCTCGAGGGCTACGGCCTCTCGGAGACCTCGCCCGTCGCCTCCTTCAACATGCCCGACCGGGAGCGCAAGCCCGGCACCATCGGGGTCGCGATCCCCGGCTGCGAGATGCGCTGCGTCGACCTCGACGGCAACGAGGTGCCCACCGGCGAGGTCGGCGAGATCGCCATCCGCGGCGACAACGTGATGAAGGGCTACTGGCAGAACCCGGAGGCGACCGCCGAGGCCATCCCCGACGGCTGGTTCCGCACCGGTGACCTCGCGACGATGGACGACGAGGGCTACTTCACGATCGTCGACCGCAAGAAGGACATGATCCTGCGCGGTGGGATGAACGTGTACCCGCGCGAGGTCGAGGAGGTCGTCTACCAGCACCCCGACGTGCTCGAGGTGGCCGTGGTGGGGATGCCCGACGACCTGCTCGGCGAGCAGGTCGGGGCGGCCGTGGCCCTGCGCGAGGGCTCGACCGCGACGCCGGAGGACATCGTCGCCTTCACCAAGGAGCGCATCGCCGCCTACAAGTACCCGCGCAAGGTCTGGGTGGTCGAGACGCTCCCCAAGGGCCCCACCGGCAAGATCCTCCGCCGCGAGGTCCACGCGCCGGCCGAGTGAGCGAGTCCCCGGCGCGCCGTTCCGTGAGCCCGGCCCCGGCCGCGGAGCCGCTCCTCGCGCGGCGGCGGGCGGAGCTGTGGCGCGCCACCGGGCTCGGCTTCTCGCTGGTCTGGGTCGTGGTGCTCACCCTGGTGGTCCTGTTCTGGGTGCGGGTCACCTTCTTCCCGCGGCCCGGCGACGACCTGCCCGGGGCGCTCGAGATCGTCATGGCGCCGGTGGCGCTGTTGTGCGCGGGCCTCGTCGGCTGGGTCGTGGCGTGCGCGTGGCGGCTGTGGCGGCGCCGGGCCAGCGGGTCCGACGCGATCGTGGTGGTCGGCGCCTTCGCCCTCGCGGTGGCCGTCTTCGTGTGGGCGCCGGGGCGGCTGCTCGACGGCGCCGAGCGCGCGCCGCGGCCACTGCTCGCCGCGGTGGTGCTGCTCGGGGTGTCGTCGGTCGTCACCGGCCGGCTGGCGCAGCGAGCGTTCGTCCGGGCGGCCGTGGGCCCCGAGCCCTCAGACGACGGGTTCCTCGGCGACGACGACCCGCTGTACTGAGCGCGGCCGCCGGTTGACCGCCCAGGCCGACACCAGGACCACCACGAAGCCTCCCACCTGCCAGACCCCGAGGTGCTCGCGCAGCACCAGCACGCCCAGCAGCACCGAGACCACCGGGATCAGGTAGGTGACGGTCGAGCCGACCAGCGCCCCGGCGCCGCGCACGACGTCGAACTGGAGCACGTAGGCGAAGCCGGTGCCCACCACGCCCAGGGCCAGGACACATCCCAGGGGCAGCCAGCCGGGCGAGGTCCCGGGCGCCCCGTAGGCGGTCAGGGCGTCGAGGCCGGCCGGCTGCCCGGCCGCCCAGACGAGCGTCACGGGCACCATGAGCGCGACCCCGGTGAGCAGGGTGGCGGCCGGCATGGCGAACCCGCCGAGGTCGGCGCCGGCGAGGAAGCGGCGGTTGTACGTCCAGCCGATGCCGTAGCTCGCGCCGCCGGCCAGCGCCATGGCGAAGCCGACCAGGTCGGGACCGGAGGTCGCGGACCACGGCTCCATGATGGTCACGACGCCCGCGAACCCGAGCAGGACGGCGCCCACCCGCCGCCCGGTGAGCCCCGAGCCCGGCAGGATGGCGAGGCTCGCGAGCACGGTGGCGATGGGGGTGGCGGCGTTGCCGATGCCGGCCAGCGCGGACGCGATCCGGGTCTCCGAGAGCGCGAAGAGCGTGAAGGGGAGGGCCGCGAGGAACACCCCGCAGACGACCAGGTGACCCCACACGCGGCGCCCGGTCGGCAGTCGGCCGCCACCGGCCAGGAGCAGGCCGGTGACGACCACCGCGCCGGCCAGGATGCGCAGGGCCGAGATCTGCACCGGTGCCAGGGCGTCGAGACCGACCTTCATCAGCAGGAAGCTCGACCCCCACACCAGCACGAGCGCCACGAACTTCAGCTGCCACGGGACACGGGGCTGCACCATCAGGGACCGACCTCCTCCAGCAGACGGCGCGCGGTGTCGAGCGCCGCCCGGTGAACGCCGCGGGCCCCCTCCGGTGTGAGCCCGGCCAGGCCGCAGGTGGGCGTGACGACCAGCCCGGGCACGGTGTCGAGGGCCAGGCCGGCACGCGACAGCCCGTCGACGAGCAGGGCGACCGCGGC
Proteins encoded in this window:
- the ligA gene encoding NAD-dependent DNA ligase LigA yields the protein MSDTPSDPAAGRPADAVPDDVRHEWETLADEARGHQFAYHVKDTPTVSDGDYDALMKRLNALEEAHPGLRTPDSPTQQVGGAVFSTDFRAVDHLERMLSLDNAFTPEELATWAARVERDAGGAPFHYLCELKIDGLAVNLLYENGTLTRALTRGDGRTGEDVTLNVRTVEGVPTQLAGDDVPELVEVRGEVFFPIEAFGDLNASLVEAGKAPFANPRNAAAGSLRQKDPRVTATRPLRMLVHGIGARRGFDITRQSRAYELLHAWGLPTSTHYRVLDSVEAVQAFVVRYGEQRHSVEHEIDGVVVKVDEIAVQRQLGATSRAPRWAMAFKYPPEEVNTRLLDIQVNVGRTGRVTPFGVMEPVTVAGSTVSMATLHNAHEVVRKGVLIGDTVVLRKAGDVIPEILGPVVALRDGSERAFEMPTHCPACGVELAYEKDGDKDIRCPNARSCPSQLRERLFALAGRGAFDIEALGWEGSIALLESGVLDDPELGGPSEAMLFGLTAADVARVPLYTRTAKKGDPDDAVVDGRVLSANGQRLVDNLAGAKDQPLWRVLVALSIRHVGPTAARALAQHLATMDAVRAASREELAGVEGVGSVIADAVREWFDGENADWHGRIVEQWAAAGVRMEDERDESVGQTLAGLTVVVTGSLEGYSRDSAKEAILARGGKASGSVSKKTDYVVVGANAGSKEDKARELGLTILDEAQFTRLLETGSPD
- a CDS encoding type VII secretion target, giving the protein MSPTGIREHAVSLAGIEGDLRSCSTAAETTLDSSAFGIVNAFLSTTVGIFGAAVNLGIANVAEDMGETVATLRTQATSYETTDHDAGSRVNGAGR
- a CDS encoding long-chain-fatty-acid--CoA ligase, with translation MTNLATNLTTTAAEHADKDALRVNGQGVTYRQLHAMAAKVAGTLRERGVEPGDRVAVILPNVPAFPVVYWGILLAGGVVVPMNPLLKSGEIDFFFTNSGAKFAFVWPDFVGEATKGAQNSGTVVVETGPMGPNDFEGGEPISEPTPRDDDDTAIILYTSGTTGRPKGAELTHSNIHLNALRSAQVIQTMTSDDIVMGCLPLFHVFGLVVGLNAATISGASLALIPRFDPAAAVEVIEKERVTIMQGVPTMYAAILNHPSSDGMDASSLRTCASGGSAMPLEVMKAFEEKFGCVILEGYGLSETSPVASFNMPDRERKPGTIGVAIPGCEMRCVDLDGNEVPTGEVGEIAIRGDNVMKGYWQNPEATAEAIPDGWFRTGDLATMDDEGYFTIVDRKKDMILRGGMNVYPREVEEVVYQHPDVLEVAVVGMPDDLLGEQVGAAVALREGSTATPEDIVAFTKERIAAYKYPRKVWVVETLPKGPTGKILRREVHAPAE
- a CDS encoding DMT family transporter, whose translation is MVQPRVPWQLKFVALVLVWGSSFLLMKVGLDALAPVQISALRILAGAVVVTGLLLAGGGRLPTGRRVWGHLVVCGVFLAALPFTLFALSETRIASALAGIGNAATPIATVLASLAILPGSGLTGRRVGAVLLGFAGVVTIMEPWSATSGPDLVGFAMALAGGASYGIGWTYNRRFLAGADLGGFAMPAATLLTGVALMVPVTLVWAAGQPAGLDALTAYGAPGTSPGWLPLGCVLALGVVGTGFAYVLQFDVVRGAGALVGSTVTYLIPVVSVLLGVLVLREHLGVWQVGGFVVVLVSAWAVNRRPRSVQRVVVAEEPVV